ACCGTGCCCGCGCCCACGATCAGGTCGTCGCCTTCGGCTAGGATAGCCTTCATGCCTTCGAGCGCGTTGTCGCTGCGTAGCACCACCTCGATCACGCCGAGGCCGCCCGCGCCGAGCGCCTTGGCGGTCGCGACCGCGCGTGCCGGATCGTCATCGCCCACCAGCGGGACGACCGGTGCGCTTTGAAGACGGGATGCAAGCTGGCTCATCGTTCATTCCTTCGCCGGATATTCGATCAACCCTGCGATATAGGGTGCGGGCCGCAGGCGAAACGCCTTTTTGTCCGCATCCGTATGCACTGGCCGGAATTCTTACGAAGACGGAAGGCTCTTCTCGAGCGTCATCAGTGCAAGCGCGTCCTTGTTCGGGTTCGGCACCATCTCGCCTCCTTCTGCCGTGCCTGCCTCCTGACCCGGCCAATAGTGCCGGACCGAGTTTTCAGGCGGTGCATCGACTAGCTCTGCATCGAATGTCTCGACGATGGTGTGCTGGCCCTTAGGCGTGCTCCATTTGAGTTTCAGTTCGGTGAAGCGCGGACGTGTGTAGCGGCTGTATCCGATAAGCCCGTCGCACGCGCTCGCAACGCACTCGGTGCGCAGATTTCCGCCTTCGCCGGCGAAAATCACGGCAATGCGGTCCTCGGCATCGCCCGAGCCCTTGGCGACACACACGGCGACGCCGTAGCCGAAATCGTCGTCGACCGACATGAAGCTGGCTACTTCGTCCTCACCCGCCTTGCATGCCTGCGCGCCAGGCGACTGGTCCAGCGAATAGGGGCTTGCCCGGTTCTGCGCCTGCGTCTGCGGCGGCAGGGTGCCTGTCGTCGAACACGCCGAGGCAAGAGTTACGGTGGCGGCTAGTGCAGCGGTCTTGAGCGCATTGGTCATCGTCATTCTCCCTTCGATGCGCCCTGTCTAGAGCCGCTGCGGGCCGAAGCGCGATGGGGCCGATCACCCATCCCATTTCCGTTCATCGAGGCCCGGCGGGAACCTCGATTGTGAAGCGCGTTCCCTCGCCCGGCGCGGATTCGACCGAGAGGGCGTGGCCGGGCGCGGAAACGAAATCGTGCACCAGTGCGAGGCCCAGGCCGTGCCCCCCGCTTCCCTCGCCCTTGGCGCCGGGTTTGCCGAAGGCTCCGATCTGCTCCTCGCTCATCCCCTTGCCATCGTCGCCGACCGCGATCCGCGTCTTCTCGCCGCTTTGCCTCGCCGCGATCACGATCTCGCTCGCCCCGGAATGTTTGAGCGCGTTCGACACAAGATTGCTCACTGCGCGCATCAGGCCGACCGGGTCGGTATGGACGCTTGCCTCGCCCGGCTCGATGCGCAAGGCGATGCCCGCCTTGTCCGCCTCGCCGCGAAACATTGCCGCGACATTGCGCAGCACCAGCGATGCGGGGAAAGTTTCCGCCCCTTCATCGGGCTTTTCGCCCGCGAGCGGATCGTCTCCTTCCGGTTCCTCGGCAAGCCCGCTGGCGGTAACCGCTTCGAGATAATCGAGCGCGCTTTCGAGCTTGCCCGCCGCCTCAGCATCGCGATTGGCGATGCGAGAGAGGTTCTGCCGCAGCGCGATCATAGGCTGCTGAAGATCGTGCGAGGTCGATTGCAGCCGCGCGCGCATCGTCTCCGCCGCACCGCGCGCCGCATCATATCGCGATCGGCTTTCCTGAAGCGCATTGGCAAGCTCCAGCTTCTCGCGGGTCGCGGCCACTTCGGCGCTCAGCGAGCGATTGAGATCCTGCTGCATCGCCAGCATCCTCACCACGATGGCGATGAAGAAAGCGAGACTTTCGAACAGCAGGGTCGCGTGGAGATAATCGAGCGCGATGGTCATCGGCACCTCGCCCGGCATCAGGAGCACCGCCGCCATGACTGCAACGGTAAAGGCGATCGCTGCCGAGCCCGCGATGAAAGGCACCGCGCCCAGCACATTCGATCGCCACGCGAGCACGGCGATTGCGAGATAGGTCAATGCCGCCACGGGCACGAGCGCGAAGATCAGCCAGCGCAGCGCATCCGATTGCCAGGCGAACAGCGAAAATGCGAGCAAGACACCAAGCCCGACCTGCAGGAATTTGACCGCGCGGGCGAAACGGGGATGGCTCGCCTCGAGATCGGCAAAGGTCCGCGCAAATTGCAGCAGTGCAATCATCATCCCGCACAGCAGCACGAGATTGATCGGCTCGTACAGCCACATCGCTTTGGTAAAGACGAAGCGGTGAAGATACCCCTCGTTGTTGGCGACGAACAGCGCGCTTAACCCGGCATATCCGGCAAATCCCAGCGACAGCGGCCAGCCCACCAGCCGTCCCATGAAAAGCGCCGCGATAACGAGCGCGAGGATCGCGCCGTTGATCGTCCAGTTGAAACGCGCCTCCTGCATGTGGGCGGTGCGCATTCGCTCGGGTGTTGCGAAGGTCACCGGCATCCAGCTGCCGGTCGACGAGCGCATTCCGATCAGGATTTCGCTTGTCTCGCCCCCGTCCATCGCAAGCGGCGCAACGAGATACTGGCTCGCGACCGGCCGCGCGGAAAAGGGGGTGGAATTGTCGATATCGAGCAGCGTGCGGGTAATCGCGGCATCATCCACCTTGGCCACCACCAATTCATCGACAAAAGGTCGCTGGATATCGATCACCCACTCGCCTGCGCGCGAGGAGGGATTGTGGACCTGGACCAACAGCCAGACCGGGCGATCGAGATCGCCAAAATCGATCCAGGGCGTGTCCACCCGTTTGAATTCTTCTCGCGCCGAAAGCGGCCTTGAAAGATCGAGCGTGTCGCCATCGCCGATATAATAGCGCATCTGTCCGAATGGCTGGGCGTGGGCGTTGCCGCTCGGCAATTCAACCGCCTCGGAACCGCCGCTTCGGGGCTCCTGCGCACTCGCCGGGAAAAGCCCTGCGAGCGCCATGAGCAATGCGGCTATCACGCAGGAGCGTGCAAGCCATTGTCTCGTCCCGTGGTGGTTTCCCGTCATGGCGTCTCGATAGGACGCGATGACTTCGGACCCCATGGGGCGAATCCCCCATTCATCGGGGAAAAAGCGCGTCAAAGCTGCCTATGCTCATCGAGCAAGCCTTCCCTGAGCGCGTGGACGAGCAGCGCCGAGACCGAATTGACGCCCAGTTTCGCCATCAGGCTGGCCCGATGTTTCTCGACCGTCTTGGGGCTAATGAACAGCTTGTCTCCGATCGCGACATTCTGGTGACCGGAGGCGATCAGTGCGAGCACTTCGCGCTCGCGCGCGGTCAGCTCCTCGCGCTCGGGCTCGGCGGCAAGCTTGTCCGCCACTTCCTGCGCCACGAACTTACCTCCTGCGAGAATCTCTGTGAAGCCGCGCTGCATCTCATCGGGATCTGCGCTTTTCAGGAACAATCCGTCCACGCCTGCGGCAAGCCAGTCGGCTAGCATCCCGGTAGAGGTAAAGCCGGTCACGACCGCGACCCGGGTTTCGGGCGACCAGCGGCGCGCCTCGCCATAGACCTGCACCCCGCGCGCGAGCGGCATCGCGGCATCGAGCAGCAGGAGATCGGGCTTGTGTTCCTTTACGAGCGCGATCGTCTCCAGCCCGTTTTCGGCTTCCGCGACCACTTCTACATTGCCGATCTGCGCAAGGATTTCGCCTAGCGAACGTCGCACGATCGCGTGGTCATCGGCAATGATCGCCCGGAATTCGCTCATCGCGCTTTGTAACCCCCTGATACAAATAGCCCCGTCTGGCGGCAGGCCGCTGGATGGGGTATCTCCCCCATACAGAACATGTCGCACCCAAGGCAAACCACAGGGGCAAGGCCGGGCAGGACCGTTCGGCCCCGAACAGAGGGGAATGACAATGAAATTCGCAGCGAGGATAATGGGTGCGGCAATGCTGGCGGGCGCAATGGCTATGGCGGTTGCTCCTGCGGCGGTCGAGGCGAAGCCCAAATCGACCGCGGCCAGCGCGTCCAAGCACAAGCCGGGCGCACCCAAATATTCGAACCGACCGACGAAGCGCGCTCCGGCGCGTTCGGCAGCTTCAGTGCTCAAAGCGAGGGACGCGGCAAATGCGTGGCCGAGAAACTACATTGCCTACAAGGCGAAAAAAGGAACGGGCAAAAAGAGCGCGGTCAAGAGCAAGTTGTCCAAGGGTAAATCGGCCAAGTCGATCACAAACAAGGCGCGGCCCGGTCTCTTTTCGCGGATCGGCAACTGGTTCCGCTCGCTGATCGGCAGCAAGCCCAAAGCGAGCGCGCGCAAAGTTACCTTCCGGTCGGAACGGGTGAGCGCGGTGATCCCGCGTATGGGACGGACACCCAGCGGCCAGCTGATCGAACGCTGACGCCCATTCCAACAAAAACGAAGGGCCCTGCCACCGACGGCGGGGCCCTTTTTTCTGCGTGGTGCACTGACCTGCTTAGCGGTCGATCAACACCACGTCCTGATCGGCAAAGTTGCTGATGAGCGCAAGAAACTGAAGGTCGGGATGCGGATCGCTTTCGGAGAGCACATCGCGCAACCGGTAAGTCTCCAGCACGTCGGTGGCGATTGCTGCATCCCAGATCCTGAGCCCTCCGATTGCGCCGACGAAACCATCATCCTCCCCATAGGCCGAGCCGATATAGAGACCGTCGCTCGGCAGAGGCATCAGCGTCATTTCGAGCTGCGCTGCCACCTGACCATCGACGAGTACCGCAAGCGGATTGCCCAGGTCGATGAGCGCCACGTGGTGCGCCTTGCCATCGGCGAAGTCGAAAGGAACGGACTCGGTCTGTTCACCCGAAGAGACAATCAAACCATCGCGCTCGCGATCGATCGCGAGCAAATAGGACGCGCCATCCGGACCTGCGTTGGAAAGCATCACCGGGTCAAATCCGGGATCTTCGCTCCATCCTGCCTTGACCCAGAATTCGATCGTCGACTGGTCGGCGGGGTCAAGCCTGGGATCCGGTTCGAACGCCAATGTCTCTGTGCCGTCGAGCTCGAGCATGTCGAGCTCGTAGCCGCTCTCGGCGGTCACGGTTTCGCTCTCAGCCCCGCCACTGCATGCGACGAGGCCGAAAGCCGACATACCGAGTGCGAGGGAAGCGGTGATTGCCTTCGCAGTTGCCATGATTTTTCTCCGATTGAATTTGCTTGCCGATGGAAGCGAGGCGGGCCTCACGCCGGGCAGACGTTCCTGCCCGACGGATCGGCCTTGCACACGCTGTTCCGTGTAATCTCGGTCGTGAGGACGAAGGTGTTCTTGTTCGTCGTGTGCGTGAATTCGATCTCGACAACTTCAGTGTCGCCCACTTTCATCTCCATGATCGGGATGACGAAGGAGGTGGTCAGGCCCGATATCAGGGTTTCGTCCTTGCTCCCCCAGTCATATTCCTTCACCGGGCCCTGGTAGGCGAAATTCTTGCCCATCAGTTCGCGCAGACTGCCGCTGACCGTGATCGATTTGCGCTTGTACTCGGCGAGGTTTGCGCTCCCGTTCTTTGCGCAATTGAGCTTGAGCCGTCCGCCGCGATCTTTCGCCCAGTTCGCAACGTGCATTTCCTCGGTGAGCGTCTTTCCCTTGCGATCGACCACGCCGAAATCGAGATTGCCTTCGAGCTCGACCCGCTTTTCCGAGCCTGTGCTGGAGCAGCTAATCTTGAGCGGCTTTAACGTGAAGCTGCGCGTCATCTCATTGATCGTGTCGCTCGGCGCCCGGGCGTTCGCCACGAGATAAGCGTCGATCGCGTTGCGAAGGCCGGCGCGAACTTCGGTGTAGACTTCCGGTTCGCCCGGGAAGTTGAGCGGGTTCAGGAGCTCGTAGATCGGGCGCAAGTCGGCGAGGATTGGTGCAGGCACGCTGCCAGTCGCATGGCCGCTTTCGTCCCAGCTGCCGGTCCCCCCGATCGCCTTGAAGTTCTTATAACTCGACTGCGCGAGGAACGAGTTGCTGGACTCGTTCGCTTCGAACTTCGTGCCGTTTGCCTCGATCCCGACGCCCTTGATGGCGGTCTTGGCATTGACCGAGGCCTTATTGTCGTCGGCATTCCAGTTGCTGACGGTTTCCTCATTGAATTCGCGCACCGCCATCCCGGCCGAGCCGTAGGTCACGGCGTAAGGATAATGCGTGCCAAACTTCGCGATGAACTCGTCATAGCGCCCATGGCGGCGCACATCCTCGACCGCCGCTACGAAATCCTCGCTCAGTCGGACGAAGGGCTGGTCGAGGACGATCGTGTAGGTCTTGTGCCGTGCAAGGCCGAGCATGATCGAGGAAGCGCTGGCGCTGCGCATCCCGACCGTCTGGCTTTCGGTGTAGCTCCCGCCGACAGCGTGAATTGCCTCGCCGCTGATCGGGTTTTGCCCGCCCGAAACCTCGCCGCCCGCGCTCCAGCCTGCCATGCGCTGGTATGCGGATTCGGTGCGAAGAAGCGAGGTGGAGGTGAAGCTGCCCTGCACATTCTC
The Erythrobacter sp. THAF29 DNA segment above includes these coding regions:
- a CDS encoding response regulator transcription factor — translated: MSEFRAIIADDHAIVRRSLGEILAQIGNVEVVAEAENGLETIALVKEHKPDLLLLDAAMPLARGVQVYGEARRWSPETRVAVVTGFTSTGMLADWLAAGVDGLFLKSADPDEMQRGFTEILAGGKFVAQEVADKLAAEPEREELTAREREVLALIASGHQNVAIGDKLFISPKTVEKHRASLMAKLGVNSVSALLVHALREGLLDEHRQL
- a CDS encoding MAC/perforin domain-containing protein, with amino-acid sequence MLKTRIALAIGATAITGAAIYGADRYFSAVPESGEKIELAVTDDLSREAQSTGCGLRDAGFATEKKAAFVDESVTRARVVSSQSIGGEEDVAALIAAGDCRFRLDGVWQQDMVVGLDDSITPDIFEGSESDGLDARLSHATMTTPGLLLIEASNDGQELKIRDGLGDGTWIIARATDETPLADVFKIQGDLKYYRIEGGGLEQYAPDGNITVDVNKVGYVRVRVGDTNFMRPKPNVAQTPTTPSDDAWMIGFNLLNLDATRKGYDLYRQDMWDLSQRHGLMDIFDAADPTEYSIVEQRTVPLGYKYITENVQGSFTSTSLLRTESAYQRMAGWSAGGEVSGGQNPISGEAIHAVGGSYTESQTVGMRSASASSIMLGLARHKTYTIVLDQPFVRLSEDFVAAVEDVRRHGRYDEFIAKFGTHYPYAVTYGSAGMAVREFNEETVSNWNADDNKASVNAKTAIKGVGIEANGTKFEANESSNSFLAQSSYKNFKAIGGTGSWDESGHATGSVPAPILADLRPIYELLNPLNFPGEPEVYTEVRAGLRNAIDAYLVANARAPSDTINEMTRSFTLKPLKISCSSTGSEKRVELEGNLDFGVVDRKGKTLTEEMHVANWAKDRGGRLKLNCAKNGSANLAEYKRKSITVSGSLRELMGKNFAYQGPVKEYDWGSKDETLISGLTTSFVIPIMEMKVGDTEVVEIEFTHTTNKNTFVLTTEITRNSVCKADPSGRNVCPA
- a CDS encoding sensor histidine kinase — its product is MTGNHHGTRQWLARSCVIAALLMALAGLFPASAQEPRSGGSEAVELPSGNAHAQPFGQMRYYIGDGDTLDLSRPLSAREEFKRVDTPWIDFGDLDRPVWLLVQVHNPSSRAGEWVIDIQRPFVDELVVAKVDDAAITRTLLDIDNSTPFSARPVASQYLVAPLAMDGGETSEILIGMRSSTGSWMPVTFATPERMRTAHMQEARFNWTINGAILALVIAALFMGRLVGWPLSLGFAGYAGLSALFVANNEGYLHRFVFTKAMWLYEPINLVLLCGMMIALLQFARTFADLEASHPRFARAVKFLQVGLGVLLAFSLFAWQSDALRWLIFALVPVAALTYLAIAVLAWRSNVLGAVPFIAGSAAIAFTVAVMAAVLLMPGEVPMTIALDYLHATLLFESLAFFIAIVVRMLAMQQDLNRSLSAEVAATREKLELANALQESRSRYDAARGAAETMRARLQSTSHDLQQPMIALRQNLSRIANRDAEAAGKLESALDYLEAVTASGLAEEPEGDDPLAGEKPDEGAETFPASLVLRNVAAMFRGEADKAGIALRIEPGEASVHTDPVGLMRAVSNLVSNALKHSGASEIVIAARQSGEKTRIAVGDDGKGMSEEQIGAFGKPGAKGEGSGGHGLGLALVHDFVSAPGHALSVESAPGEGTRFTIEVPAGPR
- a CDS encoding LamG domain-containing protein encodes the protein MATAKAITASLALGMSAFGLVACSGGAESETVTAESGYELDMLELDGTETLAFEPDPRLDPADQSTIEFWVKAGWSEDPGFDPVMLSNAGPDGASYLLAIDRERDGLIVSSGEQTESVPFDFADGKAHHVALIDLGNPLAVLVDGQVAAQLEMTLMPLPSDGLYIGSAYGEDDGFVGAIGGLRIWDAAIATDVLETYRLRDVLSESDPHPDLQFLALISNFADQDVVLIDR